One segment of Magnetospirillum sp. 15-1 DNA contains the following:
- a CDS encoding DNA polymerase IV has protein sequence MGGETVWRYSSVMGTYGDQAPAVCRDCGALGTGGGVCAACGSERRVSHAELLDLTIAHIDCDSFYASVEKRDNPSLADKPVIVGHPGGRGVVTTACYVARKFGPRSAMPMFKALELCPHAVVIPPNIAKYKQVSGEIRALFEKATPLVEPLSLDEAYLDLSPGVRLVERPAAVLLARLARAIRLQVGITVSVGLSYNKFLAKMASDLDKPEGFSVIGREEASRFLAPRPVTALFGIGAATAARMADQGITTIAQLQALPEAEFVARWGKFGRRLAGMVHGIDSRPVNPDRPTKSVSTETTFARDTRDGKVLAEALVPLAEGVARRLDRARLAGRTVVLKLKTADFKVITRHQRLADPTGRAEIILRAGLALLERQTDGRAFRLLGIGITDLCPAEDADPPDLFG, from the coding sequence ATGGGCGGGGAAACCGTGTGGCGCTATAGTTCCGTTATGGGAACATATGGTGATCAGGCACCGGCCGTCTGCCGGGATTGCGGCGCCCTGGGAACCGGGGGCGGGGTCTGCGCCGCCTGCGGCTCGGAGCGGCGGGTAAGCCATGCCGAGTTGCTTGACCTCACCATCGCCCATATCGACTGCGATTCCTTCTACGCCTCTGTGGAGAAGCGCGACAATCCGTCCCTGGCCGACAAGCCGGTGATCGTCGGCCATCCCGGCGGGCGGGGAGTGGTGACCACCGCCTGCTACGTGGCGCGCAAGTTCGGGCCGCGTTCGGCCATGCCCATGTTCAAGGCGCTGGAGCTGTGCCCCCACGCCGTGGTCATTCCCCCCAACATCGCCAAATACAAACAGGTCAGCGGCGAAATCCGCGCCCTGTTCGAGAAGGCCACGCCCCTGGTGGAGCCGCTCTCCCTGGACGAGGCCTATCTCGACCTGTCACCGGGGGTGCGGCTGGTCGAGCGGCCGGCGGCGGTGCTGCTGGCCCGGCTGGCCCGCGCCATTCGCCTGCAGGTGGGCATCACCGTCTCGGTGGGTCTCAGCTACAACAAGTTCCTGGCCAAGATGGCCTCGGACCTCGACAAGCCCGAGGGCTTCTCGGTGATCGGCCGCGAGGAGGCATCCCGCTTCCTGGCGCCGCGCCCGGTGACCGCACTGTTCGGCATCGGGGCGGCGACGGCGGCGCGCATGGCCGACCAGGGCATCACCACCATCGCCCAGCTTCAGGCCCTGCCCGAGGCGGAATTCGTGGCGCGCTGGGGCAAGTTCGGCCGCAGGCTGGCCGGCATGGTGCACGGCATCGACAGCCGCCCGGTCAATCCCGACCGCCCGACCAAGAGCGTCTCCACCGAGACCACCTTCGCCCGCGACACCCGTGACGGCAAGGTGCTGGCCGAGGCGCTGGTCCCCCTGGCCGAGGGCGTGGCCCGGCGGCTGGACCGGGCCCGGCTGGCGGGGCGCACCGTGGTGCTCAAGCTCAAGACCGCCGACTTCAAGGTGATCACCCGCCACCAGCGGCTGGCCGACCCCACCGGCCGGGCGGAGATCATCCTGCGCGCCGGTCTGGCCCTGCTGGAACGCCAGACGGACGGCCGCGCCTTCCGCCTGCTGGGTATCGGCATCACCGACCTCTGCCCAGCCGAGGACGCCGACCCGCCCGACCTGTTCGGTTGA
- a CDS encoding PAS domain-containing sensor histidine kinase, whose translation MRAGVAAGLALAMAAGEAAAQEAHALASLRFDPLSLGIGALLVLVPAVAVLVLLRWRMAGLAADALRAGSLAERLSESLLAAPDGFYAWLGAEREVCSRRLAVLLGLFGGTDSTFMDVLESFAAADAAQLDGAVRRLREEGQGFELELRLRDGGRRVRAVGVRAAGPDGTALADLIWMHDVTEGAAFEAELASRLAGLAGERERIEGLLGVLPIPIWVRDDDLSLLHVNRAYARAVDVASPQAAVAGQIELASDGSVREARALAARARAAGEPRAESFHLVLGGQRRFTEITEAPFETHDGGLLTAGYAMDLTRIEDLQVELARHATAHAQVLEHLATAIAIFSTDTRLTFFNTAFTRLWRLEADWLGAQPTYGAVLDSLRERRLLPEVADYRAYKEDELKRFISLIDAAETLLHLPDGRTLRRMIAAHPYGGLIFTYEDVTDTLALERSFNTALAVQRETLDHLHEGVAVFRGDGRLRLYNPAYARIWNLPPAMLEAEPHLAELVEAHRPYFEGGAERASVWPEVRERLMALFNTRAPQSGRVERLDDSIVDFASVPLPDGAMLLTWLDVTDSARVERALRERNEALAAADLLKSEFIANVSAEVRKPLTTVIGFSEMLAAEYFGKLNKRQHEYARGITEAGQGLQALISDILDLAAIEAGQMTLELDTVDIHPMLSGVLGLVRERVREKKLHLDFDCPLDIGWIVADERRLKQVLFNLLGKALKRTPAGGRVTVRAERRPTELALTISDTGAGLSNEQQERLFGGFALAGRREALPAGQDDDDAGIGLALVQRFVDLHGGRVELASVPGEGTVVTVRLPVGAGAA comes from the coding sequence ATGCGCGCGGGAGTCGCGGCGGGTTTGGCTTTGGCGATGGCGGCAGGCGAGGCGGCGGCCCAGGAGGCGCATGCGCTGGCCTCTCTCCGGTTCGATCCCCTGTCGCTGGGCATCGGCGCCCTGCTGGTCCTGGTCCCCGCCGTGGCGGTGCTGGTGCTGCTGCGCTGGCGCATGGCCGGGCTGGCCGCCGACGCGCTTCGCGCCGGGAGCCTGGCCGAGCGGCTGAGCGAGAGCCTGCTGGCGGCGCCCGATGGGTTCTATGCCTGGCTGGGGGCCGAGCGCGAGGTCTGCTCGCGGCGCCTTGCCGTGCTGCTGGGCCTGTTCGGCGGCACCGATTCCACCTTCATGGACGTCCTGGAATCCTTCGCCGCCGCCGATGCCGCCCAGTTGGACGGCGCGGTGCGGCGCCTGCGCGAGGAAGGCCAGGGCTTCGAGCTGGAACTGCGACTGCGCGACGGCGGGCGCCGGGTGCGCGCCGTGGGCGTGCGCGCCGCCGGACCGGACGGCACGGCCTTGGCCGATCTGATCTGGATGCACGACGTCACCGAGGGAGCCGCCTTCGAGGCGGAACTGGCCTCGCGTCTGGCCGGGCTGGCCGGGGAGCGCGAGCGGATCGAGGGGCTGCTGGGCGTGCTGCCCATTCCCATCTGGGTGCGCGACGACGATCTGTCCCTGCTGCACGTCAACCGGGCCTATGCCCGGGCGGTGGATGTGGCCTCGCCCCAAGCGGCGGTGGCGGGGCAGATCGAGCTGGCCTCGGACGGTTCGGTGCGCGAGGCCCGCGCCCTGGCGGCCCGCGCCCGCGCGGCGGGCGAGCCGCGCGCCGAATCCTTCCATCTGGTGCTGGGCGGCCAGCGCCGCTTCACCGAGATCACCGAGGCGCCGTTCGAGACCCATGACGGCGGGCTGCTGACCGCCGGTTATGCCATGGACCTCACCCGCATCGAGGACCTGCAGGTTGAACTGGCCCGTCACGCCACCGCCCATGCCCAGGTGCTGGAGCATCTGGCCACCGCCATCGCCATCTTCTCCACCGACACGCGGCTGACCTTCTTCAATACCGCCTTTACCCGGCTGTGGCGGCTGGAGGCCGATTGGCTGGGGGCGCAGCCGACCTATGGCGCCGTGCTGGATTCGCTCCGCGAGCGCCGGCTGCTGCCCGAGGTGGCCGATTATCGCGCCTACAAGGAAGACGAGTTGAAGCGGTTCATCTCGCTGATCGATGCCGCCGAGACCCTGCTGCACCTGCCCGACGGCCGGACGCTGCGCCGCATGATCGCCGCCCATCCCTATGGCGGCCTGATCTTCACCTACGAGGACGTCACCGACACCCTGGCGCTGGAGCGCTCGTTCAACACCGCGCTGGCGGTGCAGCGGGAAACCCTCGACCATCTGCACGAGGGCGTGGCGGTGTTCCGGGGCGACGGGCGTCTCCGGCTCTACAATCCCGCCTATGCCCGCATCTGGAATCTGCCGCCGGCCATGCTGGAAGCCGAACCCCATCTGGCCGAACTGGTCGAGGCCCATCGGCCCTATTTCGAGGGCGGCGCCGAGCGCGCCTCGGTGTGGCCCGAGGTGCGCGAACGCCTGATGGCCCTGTTCAACACCCGTGCGCCCCAGAGCGGCAGGGTCGAGCGCCTGGATGATTCCATCGTGGATTTCGCCTCGGTGCCGCTGCCCGACGGGGCCATGCTGCTGACCTGGCTGGACGTCACCGATTCGGCGCGGGTGGAGCGCGCCCTGCGCGAGCGCAACGAGGCGCTGGCCGCCGCCGACCTGCTGAAAAGCGAGTTCATCGCCAATGTCTCGGCCGAGGTCAGGAAGCCGCTGACCACGGTGATCGGCTTTTCCGAGATGCTGGCCGCCGAGTATTTCGGCAAGCTCAACAAGCGCCAGCACGAATACGCCCGTGGCATCACCGAGGCGGGCCAGGGGCTGCAGGCGCTGATTTCCGACATCCTCGACCTCGCCGCCATCGAGGCGGGGCAGATGACCCTGGAACTCGATACCGTCGACATCCACCCCATGCTGTCGGGCGTGCTGGGGCTGGTGCGCGAACGGGTGCGGGAGAAGAAGCTGCATCTGGACTTCGACTGCCCGCTGGATATCGGCTGGATCGTCGCCGACGAGCGTCGTCTCAAGCAGGTGCTGTTCAACCTGCTGGGCAAAGCCCTGAAGCGTACCCCGGCCGGCGGCAGGGTGACGGTGCGGGCCGAGCGGCGGCCGACGGAACTGGCGCTGACCATCAGCGATACCGGCGCCGGCCTCTCCAACGAGCAGCAGGAGCGGCTGTTCGGCGGCTTCGCCCTGGCTGGCCGCCGCGAGGCGCTGCCGGCCGGTCAGGACGACGACGATGCCGGTATCGGTCTGGCCCTGGTGCAGCGCTTCGTCGACCTCCATGGCGGAAGGGTGGAATTGGCATCGGTGCCCGGTGAGGGTACGGTGGTGACCGTGCGGCTGCCCGTGGGCGCAGGGGCGGCATGA
- a CDS encoding flagellar export protein FliJ produces MAAKGLHTLIRLSKWNVDEKQRVLVALQGREDEILAAIRHAEESLIHEQQVASADAAGVGFAYAAFANAWLSRREQLMQMLEQVRQEIIKARDDLADAFNQLKTYELTQKERERRAQAERDKKEQAFLDEIGLNIHRRRDKEPG; encoded by the coding sequence ATGGCCGCCAAGGGGCTGCACACCCTCATCCGTCTCTCCAAGTGGAACGTCGACGAGAAGCAGCGGGTCCTGGTGGCGCTGCAGGGGCGCGAGGACGAGATCCTGGCCGCCATCCGCCACGCCGAGGAAAGCCTGATCCACGAGCAGCAGGTGGCCTCGGCCGACGCGGCCGGGGTGGGCTTCGCCTATGCCGCCTTCGCCAATGCCTGGCTGTCGCGGCGCGAGCAGTTGATGCAGATGCTGGAGCAGGTGCGCCAGGAAATCATCAAGGCCCGCGACGATCTGGCCGACGCCTTCAACCAGCTCAAGACCTACGAGCTGACCCAGAAGGAACGCGAGCGCCGCGCCCAGGCCGAGCGCGACAAGAAGGAACAGGCCTTCCTGGACGAGATCGGGCTGAATATCCACCGTCGGCGGGACAAGGAACCGGGCTGA
- a CDS encoding YqaA family protein: MLKGLYDWMMAKAAHRHAIWWLAAISFIESSFFPIPPDVMLIPMVIAAPTQWLRIALICTVSSVVGGFLGYAIGHYAMDSIGMAILGAFHLQEKFLALKPIIDEWGVWFIIVKGATPIPYKLVTITAGAFDFDLVKFTFASIVARGMRFLLVAALLWKFGPPVRDFVERRLKLVTTVFVVVLVGGFFVVKLL; this comes from the coding sequence ATGCTGAAGGGCCTGTACGACTGGATGATGGCCAAGGCGGCCCACCGGCACGCCATCTGGTGGCTGGCCGCCATCTCGTTCATCGAAAGCTCGTTCTTTCCCATTCCGCCCGACGTCATGCTGATCCCCATGGTGATCGCCGCGCCCACCCAATGGCTGCGCATCGCCCTGATCTGCACGGTGTCCTCGGTGGTGGGCGGCTTCCTCGGCTACGCCATCGGCCACTACGCCATGGATTCCATCGGCATGGCCATCCTGGGCGCCTTCCACCTGCAGGAAAAGTTCCTGGCCCTGAAGCCGATCATCGACGAATGGGGCGTGTGGTTCATCATCGTCAAGGGCGCCACCCCCATTCCCTACAAGCTGGTGACCATCACCGCCGGCGCCTTCGACTTCGACCTCGTCAAGTTCACCTTCGCCTCCATCGTGGCGCGCGGCATGCGCTTCCTGCTGGTCGCCGCCCTGCTGTGGAAGTTCGGCCCGCCCGTCCGCGACTTCGTCGAACGGCGCCTGAAGCTGGTCACCACCGTGTTCGTGGTGGTGCTGGTGGGCGGCTTCTTCGTGGTGAAGCTGCTGTAG
- a CDS encoding alpha/beta hydrolase, producing MTTKTGWRLGLLVAAMLVGTVNSATAQMVTEEFSISSKWPDQKLYIRNKHPAALYDVRPEKTVLFLHGATYPAHSSFDMAVDGQSWMDWMAARGYDVYSLDIHGYGKSGHPPEMKQTPEANPPVVDTTDAVEDVTRAVDFILSRRNSQKVVLVGWSWGATLAGAFANSAQDKVERLVLYAPQWLREVPPPTDADLARVPAWRQVDPRDARDIWLKAVPEAKREAVLPKAVFGEWLKATLASDPEPATPNTVRAPNGVVLDTMRYWASGKPRWNPERLSIPALVIQGEWDMEAPPAMGMKLFNKLTTSPYKRYVMVGEATHAALIEKNRKQLYQAVAEFLESPAPQR from the coding sequence ATGACGACGAAGACGGGGTGGCGGCTGGGCCTTCTGGTCGCCGCGATGCTGGTCGGGACGGTGAATTCCGCCACGGCCCAGATGGTGACCGAGGAGTTCTCCATCAGCAGCAAATGGCCGGACCAGAAGCTCTATATCCGCAACAAGCATCCGGCCGCCCTCTACGACGTCAGGCCCGAGAAGACGGTGCTGTTCCTGCACGGCGCCACCTATCCCGCCCATTCCTCGTTCGACATGGCGGTCGACGGCCAGAGCTGGATGGACTGGATGGCCGCCCGGGGCTACGACGTCTATTCGCTCGATATCCACGGCTACGGCAAATCGGGGCACCCGCCCGAGATGAAGCAGACTCCCGAGGCCAATCCCCCGGTGGTCGACACCACCGACGCCGTCGAGGACGTCACCCGCGCCGTGGACTTCATCTTGTCGCGGCGCAATTCCCAGAAGGTGGTGCTGGTCGGCTGGTCGTGGGGCGCCACCCTGGCCGGAGCCTTCGCCAACAGCGCCCAGGACAAGGTGGAGCGTCTGGTGCTCTATGCGCCGCAATGGCTGCGCGAGGTGCCGCCGCCCACCGACGCCGACCTCGCCCGGGTTCCCGCCTGGCGTCAGGTAGATCCGCGCGACGCCCGCGACATCTGGCTGAAGGCTGTGCCCGAGGCCAAGCGCGAGGCCGTGTTGCCCAAGGCGGTGTTCGGCGAATGGCTGAAAGCCACCCTGGCCAGCGATCCCGAGCCCGCCACCCCCAATACGGTGCGCGCTCCCAACGGCGTGGTGTTGGATACCATGCGCTATTGGGCGTCGGGCAAGCCCCGCTGGAACCCGGAACGCCTGTCCATTCCCGCCCTGGTGATCCAGGGCGAGTGGGACATGGAGGCTCCGCCGGCCATGGGCATGAAGCTGTTCAACAAGCTCACCACCTCGCCCTACAAGCGCTACGTCATGGTGGGCGAGGCCACCCACGCCGCCCTGATCGAGAAGAACCGCAAACAGCTTTATCAGGCGGTGGCCGAGTTCCTGGAATCCCCGGCGCCGCAACGCTAG
- a CDS encoding response regulator transcription factor: MRVLVVEDDQLMSRAIESMLKAEGMVVDTTALGEDGLEIGKLYDYDIILLDLMLPDMDGYEVLRRLRSARIETPVLILSGLSEPDKKIKGLGSGADDYLTKPFDKGELVARIQAIVRRSKGHAQSVIDTGKLSVNLDARTVAVTGDPLHLTAKEYGILELLSLRKGQTLTKEQFLNHLYGGIDEPELKIIDVFICKLRKKLATATGGESYIETVWGRGYVLRDPDQPAANSNKAGAAE, encoded by the coding sequence ATGCGAGTCTTGGTGGTCGAAGACGACCAGTTAATGTCCAGAGCGATCGAATCCATGCTCAAGGCCGAGGGCATGGTGGTGGACACCACCGCTTTGGGCGAAGACGGGCTCGAGATCGGCAAACTCTACGATTACGATATCATCCTTCTGGACCTGATGCTGCCCGATATGGACGGCTACGAGGTGCTGCGCCGCCTGCGCTCGGCGCGCATCGAGACGCCGGTCCTGATCCTGTCGGGCCTCTCCGAGCCGGACAAGAAGATCAAGGGCCTGGGCTCGGGGGCCGACGACTACCTGACCAAGCCGTTCGACAAGGGCGAGCTGGTGGCCCGCATCCAGGCCATCGTGCGGCGCTCCAAGGGCCACGCCCAGTCGGTGATCGACACCGGCAAGCTGTCGGTCAATCTCGATGCCCGCACCGTCGCCGTCACCGGCGACCCTCTGCACCTCACCGCCAAGGAATACGGCATCCTGGAACTGCTGTCGCTCCGCAAGGGCCAGACGCTGACCAAGGAGCAGTTCCTCAACCACCTCTATGGCGGCATCGACGAGCCCGAGCTGAAGATCATCGACGTCTTCATCTGCAAGCTCCGAAAGAAGCTGGCCACCGCCACCGGCGGCGAGTCCTACATCGAGACGGTTTGGGGACGCGGCTATGTGCTGCGCGACCCCGACCAGCCCGCCGCCAATTCCAACAAGGCCGGCGCGGCGGAATAG
- the fliI gene encoding flagellar protein export ATPase FliI, with product MKFLVRNLISDIERVSNIQVYGQVAAVQGMLLEAGGVQRTISVGDRCNVVARDGRRVICEVVGFRQGRALLMPYSPIEGIGLGCRTEVQDAEPVVFPDRGWLGRVINGFGEPVDGLGPLPGGDTAYPVKAQPPSAHSRSRVSGKIDLGLRSVNAFLTCCRGQRMGIFAGSGVGKSSLMSMMARNTSADISVLGLIGERGREAREFIEDDLGPEGMKRSVVVVSTSDESPLMRRQAAYMTLTVAEYFRDQGLDVLCMMDSVTRFAMAQREISLSAGEPPASKGYTPTVFAELPRLLERAGPGVGKGSITGLFTVLVDADDHNEPIADAVRGILDGHIVLDRSIAERGRYPAINILRSVSRTMPGCNNSQENDLVRRARALLSTYEDMAELIRLGAYRRGTDPKVDEAIHYYPAIEAFLGQLKTEATNLQTCYAQLAEVLGMPFDGDGMGRK from the coding sequence TTGAAATTCCTTGTCCGCAACCTGATCAGCGACATTGAGCGGGTTTCCAACATCCAGGTTTACGGCCAGGTAGCTGCCGTTCAGGGCATGCTGCTGGAGGCCGGCGGCGTGCAGCGGACCATTTCGGTGGGTGATCGCTGCAACGTGGTGGCCCGTGACGGCCGCCGGGTAATCTGTGAAGTGGTGGGCTTCCGCCAGGGGCGCGCGCTGCTGATGCCCTATTCTCCCATCGAGGGGATCGGCCTGGGCTGCCGCACCGAGGTGCAGGACGCCGAGCCGGTGGTCTTTCCCGATCGCGGCTGGCTGGGGCGGGTGATCAACGGCTTCGGCGAGCCGGTGGACGGGTTGGGGCCGTTGCCCGGCGGCGACACCGCCTATCCGGTCAAGGCCCAGCCGCCCTCGGCCCATTCCCGCTCGCGGGTTTCGGGCAAGATCGATCTCGGTCTGCGCTCGGTCAACGCCTTCCTCACCTGTTGCCGCGGTCAGCGCATGGGCATCTTCGCCGGCTCGGGCGTCGGCAAGTCGTCGCTGATGTCCATGATGGCGCGCAACACCTCGGCCGACATCTCGGTGCTGGGGCTGATCGGCGAGCGTGGCCGCGAGGCCCGCGAGTTCATCGAGGACGACCTGGGGCCGGAAGGCATGAAGCGCTCGGTCGTCGTGGTCTCCACCTCGGATGAAAGCCCCCTGATGCGCCGTCAGGCGGCCTACATGACGCTCACCGTGGCCGAGTACTTCCGCGACCAGGGACTGGACGTGCTGTGCATGATGGATTCGGTGACCCGTTTCGCCATGGCCCAGCGCGAAATCTCGCTGTCGGCGGGCGAGCCGCCGGCTTCCAAGGGTTATACCCCCACCGTGTTCGCCGAACTGCCCCGCCTGCTGGAGCGGGCCGGGCCGGGGGTGGGCAAGGGTTCCATCACCGGGCTGTTCACCGTGCTGGTGGACGCCGACGACCACAACGAACCCATCGCCGACGCGGTGCGCGGCATCCTGGACGGCCACATCGTGCTGGACCGCTCCATCGCCGAGCGCGGCCGCTATCCCGCCATCAACATCCTGCGCTCGGTCAGCCGGACCATGCCCGGCTGCAACAACAGCCAGGAAAACGATCTGGTGCGCCGGGCCCGCGCCCTGCTGTCCACCTACGAGGACATGGCGGAACTGATCCGCCTGGGCGCCTATCGCCGGGGCACCGATCCCAAGGTCGACGAGGCCATCCATTATTACCCGGCCATCGAGGCCTTCCTGGGCCAGTTGAAGACCGAGGCCACCAACCTGCAGACCTGCTACGCCCAATTGGCCGAAGTGCTGGGCATGCCGTTCGACGGCGATGGCATGGGACGGAAGTAG
- the addB gene encoding double-strand break repair protein AddB has translation MSPVFTIPPGAAFVDTLAACLLAEAGGDPLALADMEILLPTRRACRAMSDAFLRLSGGRPLLLPRLRPLGDMDEEELELSGADPLDLPPAVSPTERVLILARLILTAAAAQKGHVPSPDQAVRLASELAKLLDAVQVERLDFAGLVKLVPEDYASHWQLTLDFLKILTEAWPGILAERGVLDPEDRLNRVMAAQIEAWRARPPSHKVIAAGSTGSRPATADLLAAVALLPAGRVVLAGLDREMDEESWVALDPAHPQYGLKALLARLGVERGAVRPLTADADLRQDRVRLLAEALRPAATCEAWRDLPALDSRVLDGVWRLDAPTPREEAGAIALMMRRELDRPGHTAALVTPDRGLARRVAGELERWGIRIDDSAGRPLGLSEPGAFLRLTAEMVADDFAPHGLLACLKHPLAAGGMETGAFRALVRRLERLALRGPRPAPGVAGLRQVVKDPRLSSWLADLEAMAAPLADRLKAAETSLADLLRAHMEFAEWLAGDDQLPGPARLWRGEAGEAAARFAADLAAAAPVLGGMAGRCYPALFDEVMAGVAVRSNWDHHPRLFIWGPLEARLQHADLLVLGGLNEGTWPAPPEADPWMSRPMRTAFGLAPPERRIGLAAHDFAQGFAAPRVVLSRSARVDGTPTVPSRWLMRLDAVMKGSGLAFDQDAGQWLDWHALLDRPDSWKRPEIPAPAPPVKVRPRRLSVTEIETWMRDPYAIYAKHVLRLKALDPIDADPGAAEYGSMVHEALELFLKAWPRALPPEPEAELLRIGREVFEAKVVSPALWAFWWPRFESVARWVAARERGRRPALRNVHAEAGGILEIEAPAGPFTLTAKADRIDEMSDGTLALIDYKTGTPPRAREVAAGFAPQLPLEAVIARHGGFAGIGAAEVSELLYWHLKGGAAGGDERSAGGDAAALADEALEGLHALVAVFDDPATPYAARPHPEHAPKYSDYLHLARVREWASGGDGEE, from the coding sequence ATGAGTCCGGTCTTCACCATCCCGCCCGGCGCGGCGTTCGTCGATACCCTGGCGGCCTGCCTGCTGGCCGAGGCGGGGGGCGATCCGCTGGCGTTGGCCGACATGGAGATCCTGCTGCCGACGCGGCGCGCCTGCCGCGCCATGAGCGACGCCTTCCTGCGCCTGTCGGGGGGGCGGCCGCTGCTGCTGCCCCGGCTGCGGCCACTGGGCGACATGGACGAGGAGGAGTTGGAGCTGTCCGGCGCCGATCCCCTCGACCTGCCGCCGGCGGTCAGCCCCACCGAGCGGGTGCTGATCCTGGCGCGGCTGATCCTGACGGCCGCCGCCGCCCAGAAGGGGCATGTGCCCAGCCCGGACCAGGCGGTGCGGCTGGCCTCGGAACTGGCCAAGCTGCTGGACGCGGTCCAGGTGGAGCGTCTGGACTTCGCCGGGCTGGTCAAGCTGGTGCCCGAGGATTACGCCAGCCATTGGCAACTGACCCTCGATTTCCTCAAGATCCTCACCGAGGCTTGGCCGGGCATCCTGGCCGAGCGCGGCGTGCTCGATCCCGAGGACCGGCTGAACCGGGTGATGGCGGCCCAGATCGAGGCGTGGCGGGCCAGACCGCCCAGCCACAAGGTGATCGCCGCCGGCTCCACCGGCTCGCGCCCAGCCACCGCCGATCTGCTGGCGGCGGTGGCCCTCCTGCCCGCCGGGCGGGTGGTGCTGGCCGGTCTCGACCGCGAGATGGACGAGGAATCCTGGGTCGCGCTCGATCCCGCCCATCCGCAATACGGCTTGAAGGCCCTGCTGGCCCGGCTGGGCGTGGAGCGCGGCGCGGTGCGGCCGCTGACCGCCGATGCCGATTTGCGGCAGGACCGTGTCCGTCTGCTGGCCGAGGCCCTGCGCCCCGCCGCCACCTGCGAGGCGTGGCGCGACCTGCCCGCTCTCGACTCCCGGGTGCTGGACGGCGTCTGGCGCCTCGACGCCCCCACCCCGCGCGAGGAAGCCGGGGCCATCGCCCTGATGATGCGGCGCGAGTTGGACCGGCCCGGCCACACCGCCGCCCTGGTCACTCCCGATCGCGGGCTGGCCCGGCGGGTGGCGGGTGAACTGGAACGCTGGGGCATCCGCATCGACGATTCCGCCGGGCGGCCGCTGGGGTTGAGCGAACCGGGTGCGTTCCTGCGGTTGACCGCCGAGATGGTGGCCGACGACTTCGCCCCCCACGGGCTGCTGGCCTGTCTCAAGCACCCGCTGGCGGCGGGCGGCATGGAGACCGGCGCCTTCCGCGCCCTGGTCCGCCGGCTGGAGCGTCTGGCCCTGCGCGGCCCGCGCCCGGCCCCCGGCGTGGCGGGCCTGCGTCAGGTGGTCAAGGACCCGCGCCTGTCCTCCTGGCTCGCCGACCTGGAAGCCATGGCGGCGCCGCTGGCCGATCGCCTGAAGGCGGCCGAGACCTCCCTGGCCGATCTGCTGCGCGCCCATATGGAATTCGCCGAATGGCTGGCTGGCGACGACCAGCTTCCCGGCCCGGCCCGGCTGTGGCGGGGCGAGGCGGGCGAGGCCGCCGCCCGCTTCGCCGCCGATCTGGCCGCTGCCGCGCCGGTTCTGGGCGGTATGGCCGGGCGCTGCTATCCCGCCCTGTTCGACGAGGTGATGGCCGGGGTGGCGGTGCGCTCCAACTGGGACCACCATCCCCGCCTGTTCATCTGGGGGCCGCTGGAGGCCCGCCTGCAGCACGCCGACCTGCTGGTCCTGGGCGGGCTCAACGAAGGGACCTGGCCGGCGCCGCCCGAAGCCGATCCGTGGATGAGCCGTCCAATGCGCACCGCCTTCGGGCTGGCGCCGCCCGAGCGCCGCATCGGTCTGGCCGCCCACGACTTCGCCCAGGGCTTCGCGGCGCCCCGGGTGGTGCTGAGCCGCTCGGCGCGGGTGGACGGCACCCCCACCGTGCCGTCGCGCTGGCTGATGCGCCTGGACGCGGTGATGAAGGGCTCGGGCCTCGCCTTCGACCAGGATGCCGGCCAGTGGCTGGACTGGCACGCCCTGCTCGACCGGCCGGATAGCTGGAAGCGTCCGGAAATTCCGGCCCCCGCCCCGCCGGTCAAGGTCCGCCCCCGGCGGTTGTCGGTCACCGAGATCGAGACCTGGATGCGCGATCCCTACGCCATCTACGCCAAACACGTGCTGCGCCTGAAGGCGCTGGACCCCATCGATGCCGATCCGGGAGCGGCGGAATACGGCAGCATGGTGCACGAGGCGCTGGAACTGTTCCTCAAGGCCTGGCCGCGCGCCCTCCCCCCCGAGCCGGAAGCGGAATTGCTGCGCATCGGCCGCGAGGTGTTCGAGGCCAAGGTGGTGTCCCCCGCCCTGTGGGCCTTCTGGTGGCCGCGTTTCGAATCCGTCGCCCGCTGGGTGGCGGCCCGCGAACGGGGACGCCGCCCCGCCCTGCGCAACGTCCACGCCGAGGCCGGCGGCATCCTGGAGATCGAGGCGCCGGCCGGGCCCTTCACCCTGACCGCCAAGGCCGACCGCATCGACGAGATGAGCGACGGCACCCTGGCGCTGATCGACTACAAGACCGGTACGCCCCCCCGAGCCCGCGAGGTGGCGGCCGGTTTCGCGCCGCAATTGCCGCTGGAGGCGGTGATCGCCCGCCACGGCGGGTTCGCCGGCATTGGGGCGGCCGAGGTGTCCGAACTGCTGTACTGGCATCTCAAGGGCGGCGCGGCGGGCGGCGACGAGCGCTCGGCGGGCGGTGACGCTGCCGCCCTGGCCGACGAGGCGCTGGAGGGGCTGCATGCCCTGGTGGCGGTGTTCGACGATCCGGCCACCCCCTATGCGGCGCGGCCCCATCCCGAGCACGCGCCCAAATACTCGGATTACCTGCATCTGGCTCGGGTGCGGGAATGGGCCAGCGGCGGCGACGGAGAGGAATAG